In one window of Canis aureus isolate CA01 chromosome 36, VMU_Caureus_v.1.0, whole genome shotgun sequence DNA:
- the BZW1 gene encoding eIF5-mimic protein 2 isoform X1, whose protein sequence is MYGAAGPPARSASAPVVRALRRPPPPATGVSFMNNQKQQKPTLSGQRFKTRKRDEKERFDPTQFQDCIIQGLTETGTDLEAVAKFLDASGAKLDYRRYAETLFDILVAGGMLAPGGTLADDMMRTDVCVFAAQEDLETMQAFAQVFNKLIRRYKYLEKGFEDEVKKLLLFLKGFSESERNKLAMLTGVLLANGTLNASILNSLYNENLVKEGVSAAFAVKLFKSWINEKDINAVAASLRKVSMDNRLMELFPANKQSVEHFTKYFTEAGLKELSEYVRNQQTIGARKELQKELQEQMSRGDPFKDIILYVKEEMKKNNIPEPVVIGIVWSSVMSTVEWNKKEELVAEQAIKHLKQYSPLLAAFTTQGQSELTLLLKIQEYCYDNIHFMKAFQKIVVLFYKAEVLSEEPILKWYKDAHVAKGKSVFLEQMKKFVEWLKNAEEESESEAEEGD, encoded by the exons ATGTACGGGGCGGCCGGGCCCCCGGCGCGGAGCGCCTCGGCGCCTGTGGTGCGCGCGTTGCGGCGGCCGCCACCGCCGGCGACCGG ggtgtcttttatgaataatcAAAAGCAGCAAAAGCCAACGCTATCAGGCCAGcgttttaaaaccagaaaaagag ATGAAAAAGAGAGGTTTGACCCTACTCAGTTTCAAGACTGTATTATTCAAGGCTTAACTGAAACTGGTACTGATTTGGAAGCAGTAGCAAAGTTTCTTGATGCTTCTGGAGCAAAACTTGATTACCGCCGATATGCAGAAACACTCTTTGACATTCTGGTGGCCGGCGGAATGCTGG CCCCAGGTGGTACActggcagatgacatgatgcgtACAGATGTCTGTGTGTTCGCAGCACAAGAAGACCTAGAGACCATGCAAGCATTTGCTCAg GTTTTTAACAAGTTAATCAGGCGCTACAAATACCTGGAGAAAGGTTTTGAAGATGAAGTAAAAAAG CTGCTGCTGTTCTTAAAGGGCTTTTCAGAGTCGGAGAGGAACAAGCTGGCTATGTTGACTGGTGTTCTTCTGGCTAATGGAACACTTAATGCATCCATTCTTAATAGCCTTTATAATGAGAATTTGGTTAAAGAAG GGGTTTCAGCAGCTTTTGCTGTAAAGCTCTTTAAATCATggataaatgaaaaagatatcAATGCAGTAGCTGCAAGTCTTCGGAAAGTCAGCATGGATAACAGACTGATG GAACTTTTTCCTGCCAATAAACAAAGCGTTGAACACTTCACAAAGTATTTTACTGAGGCAGGCTTGAAAGAACTTTCAGAATATGTTCGGAATCAACAAACCATAGGAGCTCGAAAGGAACTCCAGAAAGAACTTCAAGAACAGATGTCCCGTGGTGATCCATTTAAGGAT ATAATTTTGTATGTCAAGGAGGAGatgaaaaaaaacaacatcccAGAACCCGTTGTCATTGGAATAGTCTGGTCCAGCGTAATGAGCACCGTGGAATGGAACAAAAAGGAGGAGCTTGTAGCAGAGCAAGCCATCAAGCATTTGAAG CAATACAGCCCTCTACTTGCTGCCTTTACTACTCAAGGTCAGTCTGAGCTGACTCTGTTATTGAAGATTCAGGAGTATTGCTATGACAACATTCATTTCATGAAAGCCTTCCAGAAAATAGTGGTGCTTTTTTATAAAG CTGAAGTCCTGAGTGAAGAGCCCATTCTGAAGTGGTATAAAGATGCACATGTTGCCAAGGGGAAAAGTGTCTTCCTTGAGCAAATGAAAAAGTTTGTAGAGTGGCTCAAAAATGCTGAAGAAG aATCTGAGTCTGAAGCTGAAGAAGGTGACTGA
- the BZW1 gene encoding eIF5-mimic protein 2 isoform X2, giving the protein MNNQKQQKPTLSGQRFKTRKRDEKERFDPTQFQDCIIQGLTETGTDLEAVAKFLDASGAKLDYRRYAETLFDILVAGGMLAPGGTLADDMMRTDVCVFAAQEDLETMQAFAQVFNKLIRRYKYLEKGFEDEVKKLLLFLKGFSESERNKLAMLTGVLLANGTLNASILNSLYNENLVKEGVSAAFAVKLFKSWINEKDINAVAASLRKVSMDNRLMELFPANKQSVEHFTKYFTEAGLKELSEYVRNQQTIGARKELQKELQEQMSRGDPFKDIILYVKEEMKKNNIPEPVVIGIVWSSVMSTVEWNKKEELVAEQAIKHLKQYSPLLAAFTTQGQSELTLLLKIQEYCYDNIHFMKAFQKIVVLFYKAEVLSEEPILKWYKDAHVAKGKSVFLEQMKKFVEWLKNAEEESESEAEEGD; this is encoded by the exons atgaataatcAAAAGCAGCAAAAGCCAACGCTATCAGGCCAGcgttttaaaaccagaaaaagag ATGAAAAAGAGAGGTTTGACCCTACTCAGTTTCAAGACTGTATTATTCAAGGCTTAACTGAAACTGGTACTGATTTGGAAGCAGTAGCAAAGTTTCTTGATGCTTCTGGAGCAAAACTTGATTACCGCCGATATGCAGAAACACTCTTTGACATTCTGGTGGCCGGCGGAATGCTGG CCCCAGGTGGTACActggcagatgacatgatgcgtACAGATGTCTGTGTGTTCGCAGCACAAGAAGACCTAGAGACCATGCAAGCATTTGCTCAg GTTTTTAACAAGTTAATCAGGCGCTACAAATACCTGGAGAAAGGTTTTGAAGATGAAGTAAAAAAG CTGCTGCTGTTCTTAAAGGGCTTTTCAGAGTCGGAGAGGAACAAGCTGGCTATGTTGACTGGTGTTCTTCTGGCTAATGGAACACTTAATGCATCCATTCTTAATAGCCTTTATAATGAGAATTTGGTTAAAGAAG GGGTTTCAGCAGCTTTTGCTGTAAAGCTCTTTAAATCATggataaatgaaaaagatatcAATGCAGTAGCTGCAAGTCTTCGGAAAGTCAGCATGGATAACAGACTGATG GAACTTTTTCCTGCCAATAAACAAAGCGTTGAACACTTCACAAAGTATTTTACTGAGGCAGGCTTGAAAGAACTTTCAGAATATGTTCGGAATCAACAAACCATAGGAGCTCGAAAGGAACTCCAGAAAGAACTTCAAGAACAGATGTCCCGTGGTGATCCATTTAAGGAT ATAATTTTGTATGTCAAGGAGGAGatgaaaaaaaacaacatcccAGAACCCGTTGTCATTGGAATAGTCTGGTCCAGCGTAATGAGCACCGTGGAATGGAACAAAAAGGAGGAGCTTGTAGCAGAGCAAGCCATCAAGCATTTGAAG CAATACAGCCCTCTACTTGCTGCCTTTACTACTCAAGGTCAGTCTGAGCTGACTCTGTTATTGAAGATTCAGGAGTATTGCTATGACAACATTCATTTCATGAAAGCCTTCCAGAAAATAGTGGTGCTTTTTTATAAAG CTGAAGTCCTGAGTGAAGAGCCCATTCTGAAGTGGTATAAAGATGCACATGTTGCCAAGGGGAAAAGTGTCTTCCTTGAGCAAATGAAAAAGTTTGTAGAGTGGCTCAAAAATGCTGAAGAAG aATCTGAGTCTGAAGCTGAAGAAGGTGACTGA